The following are encoded in a window of bacterium SCSIO 12643 genomic DNA:
- a CDS encoding acyl-CoA dehydrogenase family protein, whose translation MTDRFEAHDYYLMDELLTEEQKLFRDSLRTWLKKDVSPIIEDYYERAKFPEQIIPGLGEYGCFGPYIPAEYGGPGLDQITYGLLMQELERVDSGVRSTSSVQSSLVMYPIWKYGSEEQKQKFLPKLATGEFVGCFGLTEPDHGSNPGGMTTNYKDMGDHYLLNGAKMWISNAPISDVAVVWAKNEDGRIHGLLVEKGMEGFTAPEMHGKHSLRASITGELLFDNVKVPKDNLLPGRSGLGAPLSCLDSARYGIAWGAIGAAMDCYDSALKYSKERIQFDKPIAAYQLTQKKLAEMITEITKAQLLTFRLGQLREEGRATSAQISMAKRNNVDMALKICREARQIHGAMGITNEYSCMRHMANLESVVTYEGTHDIHLLITGMDVTGIPAFS comes from the coding sequence ATGACAGATAGATTTGAGGCTCACGATTATTATTTAATGGATGAGTTGCTAACTGAAGAGCAAAAATTATTTAGAGATTCATTACGTACATGGCTAAAGAAAGATGTATCTCCAATAATTGAAGATTATTACGAACGTGCAAAATTCCCAGAGCAAATCATTCCAGGATTGGGAGAGTACGGTTGCTTTGGTCCTTATATACCTGCTGAGTATGGAGGTCCTGGTTTGGATCAAATTACTTACGGATTGTTGATGCAAGAATTAGAACGTGTAGATTCTGGAGTCCGTTCAACTTCTTCGGTACAATCTTCTTTGGTGATGTATCCAATCTGGAAATACGGATCAGAAGAACAAAAGCAGAAGTTTTTACCAAAATTAGCAACTGGAGAGTTTGTTGGTTGTTTTGGACTAACTGAGCCTGATCATGGGTCAAACCCTGGTGGTATGACTACCAACTATAAAGATATGGGCGATCATTATTTGCTAAACGGAGCGAAAATGTGGATTTCAAATGCGCCAATCTCAGATGTAGCTGTAGTATGGGCTAAAAATGAAGACGGTAGAATTCACGGTTTATTAGTTGAGAAAGGAATGGAGGGTTTTACTGCACCTGAAATGCATGGAAAACATTCATTAAGAGCATCAATTACCGGGGAATTATTATTTGATAATGTAAAAGTACCTAAGGATAATCTTCTTCCTGGTCGTTCAGGGTTAGGTGCTCCACTATCATGTTTGGATTCTGCACGTTATGGTATTGCGTGGGGTGCCATTGGTGCTGCGATGGATTGTTATGATTCAGCTTTAAAATATTCTAAAGAGAGAATTCAATTTGATAAGCCAATTGCGGCATATCAATTGACTCAGAAGAAACTTGCTGAAATGATTACCGAAATTACAAAAGCACAATTGTTAACTTTCAGATTAGGACAGTTGCGTGAGGAAGGTAGAGCTACTTCTGCTCAAATTTCTATGGCAAAAAGAAATAATGTGGATATGGCTTTAAAGATTTGTCGTGAAGCGCGTCAAATTCATGGGGCTATGGGTATTACAAATGAGTACTCTTGTATGCGTCATATGGCAAACTTAGAGTCTGTTGTGACTTATGAAGGGACACATGATATTCACTTATTGATTACAGGAATGGATGTAACGGGAATTCCGGCATTCAGCTAA
- a CDS encoding DUF4271 domain-containing protein, whose protein sequence is MPQNSNNYINTSNSNFSIASDSLLVLNNVTPHTQKKELELSHFKLNHFLISKDIKKPPLPFTPVQSSGESYMFFVYFGILLLWSAFYQKNFKGLISIGKTFISNNALFQELNDKSGYNGLVSFGMFFSGISVISIFFFQLVQNLNLPFSWFDLLQSKTTIFFIAIGLIVILFVKTILILGSSFLFKTPQIFNTYLSLNIISIQMIGVFLFPLIILISFSYALNSTQLVGVGIGIMLISFLYRLIRSFFLGVKQTNSQVFHIILYICALEILPLMALSRILLVKSI, encoded by the coding sequence ATGCCGCAGAATTCCAATAATTATATCAATACATCAAATAGCAATTTTTCTATTGCTTCAGATAGTTTATTGGTCTTAAACAATGTTACTCCGCATACTCAAAAGAAGGAACTCGAGTTATCTCACTTTAAGTTAAATCACTTTCTGATTTCAAAAGATATCAAGAAACCACCCTTACCGTTTACTCCGGTTCAATCCTCTGGTGAATCTTATATGTTTTTTGTCTATTTCGGAATTCTATTGCTTTGGTCCGCATTTTATCAAAAGAATTTTAAAGGTTTGATCAGCATCGGTAAAACTTTTATTAGTAACAATGCGCTTTTCCAGGAACTCAACGACAAAAGCGGATATAATGGATTGGTTTCTTTTGGGATGTTTTTTTCCGGAATTTCGGTCATTTCCATATTCTTTTTCCAACTGGTGCAAAACCTTAATCTACCATTTTCGTGGTTTGATCTATTACAATCGAAAACAACTATCTTTTTTATTGCAATTGGGCTAATTGTAATCCTCTTTGTTAAAACCATCTTAATTTTAGGATCTTCGTTTCTATTCAAAACACCTCAAATCTTTAACACATACCTGTCTTTAAACATTATTTCTATTCAAATGATAGGCGTATTCCTATTTCCCCTAATCATTTTAATCAGTTTTAGTTACGCGCTAAATTCAACTCAATTGGTTGGTGTCGGAATTGGAATTATGCTTATTTCTTTTCTTTATAGATTAATTAGATCTTTTTTTTTAGGAGTTAAACAAACTAATAGTCAGGTCTTTCACATTATTTTGTACATTTGCGCCCTTGAAATTTTACCGTTAATGGCTTTAAGTAGAATTCTATTGGTGAAGTCTATTTAA
- a CDS encoding uroporphyrinogen-III synthase → MKVKTILVSQPKPESDRSPYFEVSNKHKVTIDFRPFIHIEGVSEIDFRQERINLLDHTAVIFTSRNAVDHYFRIAKESRVTIPDTMKYFCISESTAYYLQKYVVYRKRKIFHGKQRFADLIEVMKKHKKETFLLPCSDILKKEIPELLDKNKFKYSKAVLYRTVCSDLSDLEDVLYDMLVFFSPAGIESLLKNFPDFKQNNTRIAVFGPTTARAAKEAGFRIDIQAPTQNAPSMTMAIENYIKEHNKK, encoded by the coding sequence TTGAAAGTAAAAACAATACTCGTATCGCAACCAAAACCGGAATCGGATCGTTCCCCTTATTTTGAAGTTAGTAATAAGCATAAAGTAACTATCGATTTCAGACCCTTTATTCATATTGAAGGAGTAAGCGAAATTGATTTCCGTCAGGAAAGAATCAATTTATTGGATCATACTGCAGTTATTTTCACGTCTAGAAATGCGGTAGATCATTATTTTAGAATTGCAAAAGAGTCAAGAGTTACTATTCCAGATACCATGAAATACTTCTGTATTTCTGAGTCAACAGCATATTATTTACAGAAATATGTGGTTTACCGTAAACGTAAAATTTTCCATGGTAAACAAAGATTTGCTGATTTGATTGAGGTGATGAAGAAACATAAAAAAGAGACTTTTCTTCTTCCTTGTTCTGATATCCTTAAAAAGGAAATTCCCGAGTTATTGGATAAAAACAAATTCAAATATTCAAAGGCTGTTTTATATAGAACGGTTTGTTCTGATTTGAGTGATTTGGAAGATGTATTGTACGACATGTTGGTTTTCTTTTCTCCAGCAGGAATCGAGTCTCTTCTTAAGAATTTCCCGGATTTCAAACAAAACAATACGCGTATTGCGGTATTTGGTCCAACAACAGCCAGAGCGGCTAAAGAAGCTGGTTTTAGAATTGATATTCAAGCACCAACTCAAAACGCTCCATCAATGACTATGGCTATTGAAAATTATATCAAAGAACACAATAAGAAATAA
- the rnpA gene encoding ribonuclease P protein component, whose amino-acid sequence MKFENKRKSHLKSKLIIDQLFSEGQVITKKPFRLIYLKCEDPNLNGVQHFISVPKKRFKLAVTRNRIRRIISEAYRLHANEIKQQFEHSNTYLAIGIIYIGKKEIRFSEIEKQMKDLLAELISKQTTYNA is encoded by the coding sequence GTGAAATTCGAAAACAAACGAAAGAGTCATTTAAAAAGTAAGCTCATTATTGATCAGCTTTTTTCAGAGGGACAGGTTATAACAAAAAAGCCATTTCGTTTGATTTATTTAAAATGCGAAGACCCTAATCTAAATGGGGTTCAACATTTTATCAGCGTTCCGAAAAAACGTTTTAAACTTGCAGTCACAAGAAATCGCATCCGAAGAATAATTTCGGAAGCGTATCGACTTCATGCAAATGAAATAAAACAACAATTTGAACATTCCAATACATATTTAGCTATTGGAATTATTTATATTGGCAAAAAAGAAATTCGCTTTTCAGAAATTGAAAAACAAATGAAAGATTTGTTGGCAGAATTAATATCCAAACAAACGACTTATAATGCATAA
- a CDS encoding S41 family peptidase produces the protein MHKRYQLKKSSKWMIAIVAVVSFGLYSFQDTYFEISKNLDIFVSVYKNVNTYYVDETEPGDLMKTGIDAMLKKLDPYTVYYPESDIEDFRFMTTGQYGGIGALISRKDDYVIISEPYENSPAHKAGLKAGDIILEIDGKSAKGKSTQEISSFLKGEPNTEMVLSIKRYNEESTLSITVTREEIKIKDVPYYGLVDEKTGYIKLNSFTETASSEVKKSLIELKEKHQITNLILDLRGNGGGLLREAVNIVGLFVPTGTKVVETKGKLTDWNQTYVTSQPPVDTEIKLAVLVNGGSASASEIVSGTIQDLDRGIIIGTNTFGKGLVQQTRDLKYNSKMKLTVAKYYIPSGRCIQKLDYSHKDKDGHATQIPDSLRKEFTTKSGRKVLDGAGIEPDFKVEGIIPSPILISLAQKQLIFDYATVYQSQHSSINPANEFVIDDAEYSKFKDYLKDKDYSYSTETEKLLEKLEKAAEKEQYVTDIEKDFKNLEDAIFKNKAKDLDIFKDQITRFLESEIVTRYYFQSGKIQQSLVKDEDVLEAQKVLSDANTYKATLSK, from the coding sequence ATGCATAAAAGATATCAACTTAAAAAATCTTCAAAATGGATGATCGCTATCGTGGCGGTTGTTTCTTTTGGGCTATATAGCTTCCAAGACACTTATTTCGAAATCAGTAAAAACCTGGACATTTTTGTTTCGGTGTATAAAAATGTCAACACTTATTATGTGGATGAAACTGAGCCAGGAGATTTAATGAAGACGGGTATTGATGCCATGCTCAAAAAATTGGATCCTTATACGGTATACTACCCGGAATCTGACATTGAAGATTTCAGATTCATGACCACAGGCCAATATGGAGGAATCGGAGCCTTGATTTCCAGAAAAGATGACTATGTTATTATATCTGAACCCTATGAAAATTCCCCGGCACACAAAGCTGGACTAAAAGCCGGAGATATTATTCTGGAAATTGATGGAAAATCTGCCAAAGGCAAAAGTACTCAGGAAATTAGTAGTTTTCTTAAAGGAGAGCCTAATACGGAAATGGTTTTATCTATCAAAAGATATAACGAGGAATCCACTTTAAGTATAACCGTTACGCGTGAAGAGATTAAAATTAAGGATGTGCCCTATTATGGTTTGGTAGATGAAAAAACCGGGTATATCAAATTAAACAGCTTTACTGAGACCGCTAGTTCAGAAGTTAAAAAGTCTTTGATTGAATTGAAAGAAAAACATCAAATCACCAATCTAATTCTAGACCTAAGAGGTAATGGTGGAGGCCTCCTACGTGAGGCTGTAAATATTGTTGGGCTTTTTGTTCCGACCGGGACGAAGGTCGTGGAGACCAAAGGTAAACTTACAGACTGGAATCAAACATATGTGACTTCTCAACCTCCTGTGGATACTGAAATTAAATTAGCTGTTTTAGTTAACGGAGGATCTGCATCTGCTTCGGAAATTGTCTCGGGAACCATTCAAGATTTAGATCGTGGAATTATTATAGGTACCAACACATTCGGTAAAGGTCTGGTTCAACAAACCAGAGATTTGAAATACAATTCCAAGATGAAGTTGACTGTAGCCAAATACTATATACCGAGTGGTAGATGTATTCAGAAACTGGATTATTCACACAAGGATAAAGATGGACATGCTACTCAAATTCCGGACTCTTTAAGAAAAGAGTTTACGACTAAATCTGGGAGAAAAGTACTGGACGGTGCAGGAATCGAACCTGATTTTAAAGTGGAAGGTATAATTCCAAGCCCTATCTTGATCAGTCTGGCGCAAAAACAATTAATTTTTGATTATGCAACAGTATATCAAAGCCAACATTCATCTATTAATCCAGCGAATGAATTCGTGATCGATGATGCAGAATACAGCAAGTTCAAAGACTACTTAAAAGACAAAGATTATAGCTACTCTACCGAGACAGAAAAGCTACTGGAAAAACTAGAAAAGGCTGCTGAAAAAGAGCAATACGTTACAGATATAGAGAAGGATTTCAAAAATCTGGAGGATGCGATTTTCAAGAATAAAGCCAAAGATCTGGATATCTTTAAAGATCAGATTACACGCTTTTTAGAAAGTGAAATTGTGACCAGATACTATTTCCAATCTGGAAAAATCCAACAAAGCCTGGTAAAAGATGAAGATGTACTTGAAGCTCAAAAAGTACTTTCTGATGCGAACACTTATAAAGCTACTTTAAGCAAATAA
- a CDS encoding O-antigen ligase family protein, whose protein sequence is MQKYWSNKAIIHQNIFTGLLILIVIGMQFSHFLVSISIITLSANYLLEGNYIQKLKRIKKNPVIILFVGLFFLHILGLLWTADFDYASRDIQIKLPLLAVPVILGSSDQISKRQFEWVILFFLATSLASSIVGSVIYFILSQPGDDYRLMSPFMSHIRLSLMMGVAVFSAFYMSIKSVHWKKFKMIFIGLGIWFIIYLFMLRAMSGIVAVSTAGFILLWIISSQKEFKYHKKIKLGIIFLALLFMGNIIVQIQSFYNIEEVDLNTADTHSKGGEKYYFNLGHKMVENGQYVHAFIAPEELKAEWNKRSQLDFDGLDARGQNLSSVLSRYLTSKNLRKDKEGVQALTDLDIWAIENGIANVRFLDDKNINTMIYRYIWEIHNYSTGLNPQGNSLGQRFLFWKVGTRILKDNWLYGVGTGDVQEHFNVQYQELPYIIKKKYQLRAHNQYLTMGITFGIFGLIYFIITLISGFWVKPNSSSYLFIGSFIIFAVSMLDEDTLETQFGVTYAVFFYFFFLFQQPDSEK, encoded by the coding sequence TTGCAAAAATACTGGTCAAATAAAGCAATTATTCATCAGAATATCTTTACCGGATTACTCATCCTAATTGTTATTGGGATGCAGTTTTCTCACTTTTTAGTAAGTATCAGTATCATTACATTATCAGCAAATTACTTATTAGAAGGAAACTATATTCAAAAACTAAAACGAATCAAAAAGAATCCGGTCATTATTCTTTTTGTCGGGCTCTTTTTCCTTCATATCCTTGGACTCTTATGGACTGCGGATTTTGATTATGCTTCAAGAGATATTCAAATTAAGCTCCCTCTCCTGGCCGTTCCGGTAATTTTAGGGTCTTCTGATCAAATTTCTAAAAGGCAATTTGAATGGGTCATTTTATTCTTCTTGGCCACATCTTTAGCCAGTAGTATTGTAGGTTCCGTCATCTATTTCATTTTATCTCAACCTGGAGATGATTACAGACTTATGTCTCCGTTTATGTCCCATATTCGACTTAGTCTAATGATGGGAGTCGCTGTATTTTCTGCTTTTTACATGAGCATCAAATCGGTTCATTGGAAAAAGTTTAAAATGATTTTTATTGGATTGGGTATCTGGTTCATCATTTATCTGTTTATGTTGAGAGCCATGTCTGGAATTGTCGCAGTTTCAACAGCAGGCTTCATTCTACTTTGGATCATTTCTTCGCAAAAAGAATTCAAATATCATAAAAAGATTAAGCTTGGAATTATTTTTCTGGCCTTGCTTTTTATGGGAAACATCATTGTACAAATTCAATCTTTTTATAACATCGAAGAGGTGGATTTAAATACAGCTGATACCCATTCTAAAGGTGGAGAGAAGTACTACTTCAATCTGGGACACAAAATGGTAGAGAATGGTCAGTATGTCCATGCATTTATTGCTCCTGAAGAACTTAAAGCAGAATGGAATAAACGAAGTCAACTCGATTTTGACGGCTTAGATGCCCGAGGACAAAATCTATCATCCGTCTTGAGTAGATACCTTACTTCAAAAAACCTCCGAAAAGACAAAGAGGGAGTACAAGCACTTACGGATTTAGATATTTGGGCTATAGAAAACGGTATTGCCAATGTGCGGTTTCTGGATGATAAAAACATCAATACAATGATTTACCGTTACATCTGGGAAATTCATAATTATAGTACTGGACTAAACCCTCAAGGTAACTCTTTGGGGCAGCGTTTTTTATTCTGGAAAGTCGGAACCCGCATATTAAAAGACAATTGGTTATATGGTGTGGGTACCGGAGATGTTCAGGAACATTTTAATGTTCAATATCAGGAACTCCCTTACATTATTAAAAAGAAATACCAACTGCGTGCCCATAATCAGTATCTCACCATGGGAATTACATTTGGAATATTCGGACTAATTTATTTCATAATCACTTTGATTTCCGGATTCTGGGTTAAGCCCAACTCCAGTTCATATCTGTTCATTGGGTCATTTATCATCTTTGCTGTTTCTATGTTAGATGAAGATACTTTAGAAACTCAGTTTGGGGTCACTTACGCTGTCTTTTTCTATTTTTTCTTCTTATTCCAACAACCGGATTCAGAAAAATAG
- a CDS encoding glycosyltransferase family 2 protein: MIKLSVVIITFNEEVNIERCLRSVQNVADEVVVVDSFSTDKTQEICGRYNVRFIPHKFDGHIEQKNWALDQANYDYVLSLDADEALDEVLEKSILEVKQNWEGSAYKMNRMTNYCGSWIKHGSWYPDTKLRLAKRSQVSWGGDNPHDKLLTNDKSKAKHLKGDILHYSYYSVEGHIQQQEKFSTIAAQAMFSRGKKAPWYKLILNPIASVIKDIIIRQGFLDGLAGFRVAQISAMSVYWKYKKLRQLWKSQ, encoded by the coding sequence ATGATTAAGCTTTCTGTGGTCATAATAACTTTTAATGAAGAGGTAAATATTGAAAGGTGTTTACGTTCAGTTCAAAATGTGGCGGATGAGGTAGTCGTGGTAGATTCCTTTTCTACAGATAAAACTCAGGAGATTTGTGGGCGGTATAATGTACGTTTCATCCCACATAAGTTTGACGGGCATATTGAACAGAAAAATTGGGCGTTAGATCAGGCCAATTATGATTATGTTCTATCATTAGATGCAGATGAAGCTTTGGATGAGGTACTTGAGAAGAGCATCTTAGAAGTAAAGCAAAATTGGGAAGGATCCGCTTATAAAATGAACCGGATGACCAATTATTGCGGCAGTTGGATTAAGCATGGAAGTTGGTATCCTGATACCAAATTAAGATTGGCCAAAAGGAGTCAGGTATCCTGGGGAGGTGATAATCCACACGATAAGCTATTGACCAATGATAAGAGTAAAGCAAAACATTTAAAAGGAGACATTTTACATTATTCCTATTATTCTGTAGAAGGTCATATTCAGCAACAGGAAAAATTTTCAACGATTGCAGCTCAAGCTATGTTTTCAAGGGGGAAGAAAGCTCCCTGGTATAAACTGATATTAAACCCAATTGCTTCGGTGATTAAAGACATAATTATTAGACAAGGTTTTTTAGACGGATTAGCTGGATTCCGCGTAGCTCAAATCTCGGCAATGTCAGTGTATTGGAAGTATAAAAAGTTACGTCAACTTTGGAAAAGCCAATAG
- a CDS encoding bifunctional UDP-N-acetylmuramoyl-tripeptide:D-alanyl-D-alanine ligase/alanine racemase: protein MKLTSYSAIDIGRILGNVTHIKNPEACISHLLIDSRKVHHKGNTLFVALVGDFRDGHQFIEELYQQGVRNFLVSKQIGGCKEANFFQVEDTLKALQDLAIAQRAKAPIPVIGITGSNGKTIVKEWLFQLLQKDLKIVRNPKSYNSQIGVALSVWQIHKNYDLGIFEAGISHPGEMERLQEIIQPEMGVFTNIGSAHQENFESLNQKIREKLNLFKGVRYLIYNGDAQAISDEVESCMDRSSLLIWGKGENADLRIREQSYHSGCTTVIGIYRSKEVRVTIPFEDDASVENAMHCWMYLLHQNYSQSEIQNRFNALEPIEMRLEQKEGVDGSVILNDAYNSDPKALEIALDYLGRLQKRKKTVILSDILQSGENAESLYKKINSSLSNHSIYQFIGIGEELFRHQDLIEIRNKHFFLNTQSFIDQIHAFDFFHQGVLIKGARKFEFEKITSRLIQKTHQTQLEINLDALRHNLRFYRNRLGSGVKIMVMVKAYGYGAGGPEVARLLASEGVDYLGVAYADEGVAIRKAGIGIPIMVMNPSIEAFATMINYNLEPEIYSVDAFKSFVRVLNSEGVLSSNYKIHLKVDTGMNRLGFRPEDLDLFLRILKRERYIKVASVFSHLAASDMPEHDVFTKEQIQKFEFAVKKIEDQLGYDFIKHISNSAAIERFDAQFDMVRLGLGLYGVAVSEKNQSHLKTVSALNSIIVQVKHVKKGESIGYSRNFMASDDMKIAIIPIGYADGVNRKLGNGVGHVFINGERCPIVGNICMDLIMVDVSNISAQVNDRVEIFGENIRVQEIASKLETISYEVLSSIPPRVKRVYIKEDS from the coding sequence ATGAAATTGACGAGCTATAGCGCCATCGATATTGGAAGGATTTTAGGAAATGTAACACACATAAAAAATCCGGAGGCATGTATATCCCATTTGTTAATTGATAGTAGAAAGGTACATCATAAGGGAAATACATTATTTGTAGCTTTAGTTGGTGATTTCCGAGATGGACATCAGTTTATAGAAGAATTATATCAGCAAGGTGTAAGAAATTTTTTGGTATCGAAGCAAATCGGTGGCTGTAAAGAAGCTAATTTCTTTCAAGTAGAGGATACGTTAAAAGCCTTACAGGATTTGGCGATAGCTCAAAGAGCAAAAGCCCCTATTCCAGTGATAGGTATTACGGGGAGCAATGGGAAAACGATCGTGAAAGAATGGTTATTTCAATTGTTACAAAAGGATTTAAAAATAGTTAGAAACCCGAAGAGTTATAATTCTCAAATAGGAGTGGCATTGTCCGTATGGCAAATTCATAAGAATTATGATTTGGGAATTTTTGAAGCAGGTATTTCTCATCCTGGGGAAATGGAGAGACTTCAGGAAATTATTCAGCCCGAGATGGGTGTTTTTACCAATATAGGTTCTGCGCACCAGGAAAATTTTGAAAGCCTAAATCAGAAGATTCGAGAAAAGCTAAATCTGTTTAAAGGTGTACGTTATTTGATTTATAATGGAGACGCTCAAGCTATTTCGGATGAAGTGGAATCTTGTATGGATAGATCGAGCTTGTTGATTTGGGGAAAAGGTGAAAATGCTGATCTAAGAATTCGGGAACAGAGTTACCATTCAGGATGTACTACAGTGATCGGGATATATAGATCCAAGGAGGTTAGAGTTACGATACCATTTGAAGATGATGCATCCGTGGAAAATGCAATGCATTGCTGGATGTATTTATTGCATCAGAATTATTCTCAGTCAGAAATTCAAAATAGATTTAATGCCTTAGAGCCCATCGAAATGCGTTTAGAGCAAAAAGAGGGCGTTGATGGGAGTGTGATTCTAAATGATGCATATAATTCAGACCCTAAGGCTTTGGAAATAGCATTGGATTATTTGGGGAGATTGCAAAAGCGGAAAAAGACGGTGATTTTATCTGATATTTTGCAAAGTGGAGAAAATGCGGAGAGCTTATATAAAAAGATAAATTCCAGCCTAAGTAATCATAGTATTTATCAGTTTATTGGAATAGGAGAAGAGCTTTTCAGACACCAGGATTTAATAGAAATCAGAAATAAACATTTCTTTTTAAATACACAGAGTTTTATTGATCAGATACATGCGTTTGATTTCTTTCATCAGGGGGTTTTGATCAAAGGTGCACGTAAGTTTGAATTTGAAAAAATCACATCCAGACTTATCCAGAAAACACATCAAACACAGTTAGAGATTAATCTGGATGCCCTTAGACATAACCTAAGATTTTATAGAAATAGATTAGGCAGTGGGGTAAAGATCATGGTTATGGTAAAGGCCTATGGGTATGGTGCTGGAGGACCTGAAGTTGCCCGGCTTTTGGCTAGTGAAGGTGTGGATTATTTAGGTGTGGCATATGCTGATGAGGGAGTCGCAATTCGAAAAGCAGGTATTGGAATTCCAATTATGGTAATGAACCCATCGATTGAAGCTTTTGCAACAATGATTAATTACAATTTGGAACCAGAAATCTATTCTGTAGATGCTTTTAAATCGTTTGTAAGGGTACTCAATAGTGAAGGTGTTTTAAGCTCTAATTATAAAATTCATTTGAAAGTGGATACCGGGATGAATCGATTGGGTTTTAGACCTGAAGATTTAGATTTATTTCTGAGAATTTTAAAGAGAGAAAGGTATATCAAAGTAGCATCTGTATTCTCTCACTTAGCCGCAAGTGATATGCCAGAGCATGATGTATTCACTAAAGAGCAGATACAGAAATTTGAATTTGCAGTAAAGAAAATAGAAGATCAGCTGGGATATGATTTTATTAAACATATTTCCAATTCAGCAGCAATAGAACGATTTGATGCACAGTTTGATATGGTTCGATTGGGTTTAGGTCTATACGGAGTGGCTGTTTCTGAAAAAAATCAAAGCCATTTAAAAACTGTTTCTGCACTAAATTCGATTATCGTTCAGGTTAAACATGTAAAGAAAGGAGAGTCCATTGGCTATAGTCGCAACTTTATGGCCTCTGATGATATGAAGATAGCCATTATTCCGATAGGTTATGCTGATGGTGTGAATCGAAAATTGGGGAATGGAGTTGGGCATGTTTTTATTAATGGCGAAAGATGTCCTATTGTTGGAAACATTTGTATGGATCTTATCATGGTGGATGTGTCAAATATTTCGGCTCAGGTAAACGACAGGGTTGAAATATTTGGAGAAAATATTCGCGTTCAGGAAATTGCAAGTAAGCTGGAGACCATTAGTTATGAAGTGTTATCTAGTATTCCTCCACGCGTAAAGAGAGTTTATATAAAAGAGGATTCATGA
- a CDS encoding thymidine kinase, producing the protein MFLEKLVNQNTRKGWIEVICGSMFSGKTEELIRRLKRAKFAQLKVEIFKPQIDNRYHEEEVVSHDRNSISSTPVPASSNILLLANDIDVIGIDEAQFFDDEIVNVCNQLARQGVRVIVAGLDMDFMGKPFGPMPALLATAEYITKVHAICVECGDLAQHSYRFSENEDLVLVGEQESYKPLCRKCFSNKYDEKEMLKISKSKDEIDEL; encoded by the coding sequence ATGTTTTTAGAGAAACTGGTTAATCAAAATACGAGAAAGGGCTGGATTGAGGTAATATGTGGATCGATGTTTTCAGGGAAAACAGAAGAACTGATTAGACGTCTAAAAAGAGCCAAGTTCGCGCAGTTAAAAGTTGAAATTTTCAAGCCGCAAATTGATAATAGATACCACGAAGAAGAGGTGGTATCCCATGATAGAAATTCAATCTCTTCGACTCCCGTTCCGGCATCTTCAAATATATTGTTGCTAGCCAATGATATTGATGTGATCGGAATTGATGAAGCACAATTTTTTGATGATGAGATCGTAAATGTGTGTAATCAATTGGCGAGACAAGGTGTGCGTGTGATAGTGGCAGGATTAGATATGGATTTTATGGGAAAACCATTTGGGCCAATGCCCGCACTATTGGCTACTGCTGAATATATTACCAAGGTACATGCAATTTGCGTTGAATGTGGTGATTTGGCACAACATTCCTATCGGTTCTCTGAAAATGAAGATTTGGTATTGGTAGGAGAACAGGAGAGTTATAAGCCGTTATGCCGTAAATGTTTTTCAAACAAATATGATGAAAAGGAGATGTTGAAAATCTCTAAATCAAAAGATGAAATTGACGAGCTATAG